The Geomonas agri genome contains the following window.
GAAGTCCGCGACGATCAGGAAGTAGCCCGGGAAGCCCATGTGCCTGATGCAGTCCAGCTCGATGCGCAGGCGGTCGTGGTAGGCCTGCTCCTGCTCCGGGGTCAGGTTCGGGTACTTGATCTTGATCTTTTCGAGACGCAGCTTGAGGCCTTCGATGGACTCGCGCTCGAGTTGCTGGTCCAGGGTTTCCCCCGGCGGCGCTTCGTATGCGGGGAAGTGGTAGGTCTTGAAGTCGAACTCGTAGTGGCAGCGCTCGGCGATCTTGACTGTGTTTTCCAGCGCCTCCGGGCAGTAGTGGAAATCCCGCGCCATCTCCTCCGGGCTCTTCACGTAGAAGGCCTCGGTGGAGAAGCGCATCCGGCTCGGGTCGCTCATGGTCTTGCCGGTCTGGATGCAGAGCAGGATCTCGTGCGCCTTGGCGTCGTCCTTGTTGAGGTAGTGGCAGTCGTTGGTGGCGACCAGCGGCAGGTTCAGCTCGCGCGCAATCTCCATCACGCGCCGGTTGGCGATGGTCTGCTCCGGGAGCCCGTTCTCCTGGATCTCCAGGTAATAGCTGTCCGGGAACATCTCGGCGTACCAGATGGCGGCGGCCTTGGCCTCGTCCATCTTGTTCCTGCCGGCCAGGTAAGCGACCTCACCCTGCAGGCAGGCGGAGAGACAGATGAGACCTTCCCGGTGTTTCTCCAGCAGCTCCTTGTCGATACGGGGGCGGCGGTAGAAGCCGTCCTTGTAGCCGGCGGAAGTGAGGTAGCAGAGATTCTTGAAGCCGGTCATGTTCTCGGCCAGCAGGATGAGGTGGTAACTGGTGACCGGATCTGCGGCGGTGGGGGCCTTCTTGTCGAGACGGGAACCGGGGGCGATGTAGACCTCGCACCCGAGGATCGGCTTGACCCCCTTGTCCTGGGCCTTCAGGTAGAATTCGAGCGAGCCGAACATGTTGCCGTGGTCGGTAACCGCCACCGCGGGCATGTGGTATTCCTTGGCCTTCTTGACCAGGTCACCTATGCGGATGGCGCCGTCCAGCAGGGAGTACTGGGAGTGCAGGTGGAGATGTACGAAATTGGCAGGTGAATCCATAAATCCAAGGCCCTAACTATAACCAAACGACTGAATTGAAAAGACAAAAGGAGCCGTGACTCAGCGGGCTCCAGTTGCTGATGATGAATAAAAATAAGGGAAGTTTTAGCACTAGGCGGCTGCCGATGTAAAGGCCAAAGTAAGACATCCTGTTGACAAAGCGGAGACATATAATTTAATATCAAATCATAAGAGGTCAAACGAATCAGCTTTTGCAAGGATTCGTGAAACTTAGGCAGGAGGATGCCATGATCACCATCAGAAGAGCGAACGACAGGGGCCATGCCGACCACGGCTGGCTCAACACCTACCACACCTTTTCCTTTGCCGATTACTACGATCCGCGTCACATGGGGTTCAGGAACCTGCGCGTCATCAACGAGGACCGCGTGAAGCCGGGCGTCGGTTTCCCCACTCATCCGCACCGGGACATGGAAATCATCTCTTACGTGCTGGAAGGGGCATTGGCGCACCGCGACAGCATGGGGACCGGCTCAGTCATTCGTCCCGGGGACGTACAACGCATGAGCGCCGGCACCGGTATAACCCACAGCGAGTTCAACCAGAGCAAGGACGAACCGCTGCACTTTTTCCAGATCTGGATACTGCCGGAGCGGACCGGGATCACGCCGAGCTACGAGCAGAAATACTTCTCGGACGATGACAAACGGGGCAACCTCCGGCTGATCGCCTCACCGGACGGGCGCGACGGGTCCGTCACCATCCACCAGGACGCAAGACTGTACGCCACGATCCTGGATCCAGGCGCGGAGATCGAGCATCGCCTCCCAGCGGGACAGCACTCCTGGGTACAGGTTGCGCGCGGCAAGGTGCTCGTCAATGGTCATCTTTTGGAGGCAGGTGACGGAGCGGCAATCAGTGGCGAAGATCTGCTGCGACTGACCGGGAAGGAAGCAAGCGAGCTGCTGCTTTTCGAACTGCCGTAAGTGGCACACGCGACACATAAAAAGGGGACAGGCCACTTTATTCTGAAAAGTAGCCTGTCCCCTTTTCTTTTCTTGTTTTTATACGAAAGACGTATGCATTGCTCCTCCCCCAGGTCGGGAGGGGGGAAATGCGTCCAAGTACAGGTTCCCCCTCCCTAACCCTCCCCCTCCCCCTCCAGGTGAGGGGACTACTAGACCAGGGAAATAGGGGACGGGCTCTGTGGCCCTAGGAGTTGCTAGGCCCCGCCGGTCATGGCAGCTTGGATGCTGACCGCATCGAGGGTGACCTCAACCTGGCTGCCGCCGTCCATGTTCTTCAAGGGCGCGGTGCCACGGGCCAACTCGTCGCCACCAATGATCAGGGTGAAGCGGGAGTTGAACTTGTCGGCGCGACGCATCTGGCTCTTCAGGCTCTTGCCTTCATAGTCGATTTCCACGGCAAAGCCCAGACGCTGCAGGGCACTCATCAGGCGGAAGGCTTCCGGATGCGCCTCATCGCCGAGAGCGGCAATGAAAAGATCCGGACGGCGGGAGAAGTCCTTCTCAGCCAGAAGCAGCGCAACGCGCTCGACGCCCATGGCGAAACCGATGCCGGGAATCTGCGGACCGCCGATCGACGAGATGAGTCCATCGTAACGGCCGCCGGCGGCGACGGCGCTCTGCGCGCCCAGCATGGTGGTCACCATCTCGAAGGTGGTCCGGGTGTAGTAGTCAAGCCCGCGCACCATGCGCTGATTGATGCTGTAAGGGGTGCCGACCAGTTCCAGATGCTTCCTGGTCTTGTCAAAGTGGTCGCTGCACTCGTCGCAGAGGTGATCGAGCATGGAGGGCGCACCCTGGGTCGCTTCCTGGCAGCCGGTCGACTTGCAGTCCAGCGCGCGCAGCGGGTTGGTGTCGTAACGGCGCTTGCAGTCGTCACAGAGCTTGTCGATGCGGTCCAGCAGGAACTTCTTGAGAGCCTCGCGGTAAGCGGGACGGCAGCAGGGGCAGCCCAGCGAGTTGATCTGCAGAGACGGTTCGGTGAGCCCCAGTTCCTGGAAGAAATGGGTCAGCATGGTGAGCACCTGGGCATCGACCGTAGGGGCCGCAACTCCGGTGATCTCAGCGCCGATCTGGTGGAACTGGCGGTAACGCCCCTTCTGCGGGCGCTCGTAGCGGAACATCGGCCCCATGTAGTACAGGCGCGCCACCGGGTCCAGGGCGTGCATCTTGTGCTCGACGTAGGCACGCATCACTGACGCGGTTCCCTCAGGGCGCATGGTGACCTTGTTGCCCCCCTTGTCTTCGAAGGAGTACATCTCCTTTTCCACGATGTCGGTAGCGTCGCCGATGGAGCGGCAGAAGAGCTCGGTTTTTTCCAGGATCGGGATCCTGATCTCCGAAAGCCCGTAAAGTTCGAAAACCCGGCGCGCCGTGGCCTCGATGTGCTGCCACTTCTCGACCTCGCCTGGGAGGATATCGTTGAAACCTTTAATGCCGGTGATTGCCACGGTTAATCCCTCTCCTCACTCACGAAATAAAACCAAAAAGCTGGATCTCTAACGCAAAGACGCCAAGCGCTAAGAAAATCTAAAGCGGGTAGAGCAAAACCTGCAGGTTCTGGACGTGCTCTTTGCGCCTCCGCGCCTTTGCGTTTAAAAACAAAAAAACCGGCGTAGACTACTGTCCGGTCCGCTGCAACATGCTGTGATCCCTTGCCAGCGTCAGGGCGGAGTCATCAGCCTGTCGGCATGAAACGCCCTGTTCTTGCCGGCGCTCTTGCCGCGGTACATGGCCTGATCCGCCATTTCCAGCAGTTCCGCCTTGGTGGTGGCGTCATCGGGGGCGCAGGCGTAGCCAAGGCTCACGGTGAGCTTGATGGCGAGACCATCGGCCTTGGCGAAAGTATGCGCCTCGATGGTCCTCCGGATACGCTCGGCGACTATGGCCGCCCCGTCCATCCCGGTTTCCACCAGGACTATGGTGTACTCGTCACCGCCGTAACGGATCACCGCATCGACGTCGCGCACGCTTTTTCTCACCAGGGAGCCTACCTCGCGCAGCACGCGACTGCCGATCAGGTGTCCGAAGTTGTCGTTCACCGACTTGAACAGGTCGATGTCGAGGAAAAGGATGCCCAGGTTGGAACCGTATCGCTCGCAGCGCTTAAGTTCCCGCTCCAGCACCACGTCCAGGTAGCGGTAGTTGTACAGGCCGGTTAGCTCGTCTATGTAAAGGAGATCTTTGGCGATGTTGTAACGGGCGGCGTTGTCCAGGGCCAGCGACCCCTGGTCGAGCAGGAAGGAGATGTGTTTGCGGTTTATGTCCCTGGGCAGCAGCACACCGGGGTCGTTAAACAGGATGATCACTCCCTGCAGCTCGGATCTCTGCCGCAGGTAAAGGCACATGGCCTCCGCTACTTCGCTACCGTATTCGGCGTCCTCGGGGAGGAAGTGCCTCAGGAGCATCAAGTTGGCGCTGCCGTCATCGCGCAGGTCGCACTCGCTGATTACGGCCTGGCCCAGCAGGTGCGCGTTCAACTCCTCGATTCCCTTCAACTCGCGCAGCGTGAGCTGCCCGTTGTCCATGAAGTAACCGAGTGCCCGGGTCACGCCGACTTCCTTTACGAGGGCATCGGTGAGCATCGAGTAGATGCGCTCGAGCTCCAGGCAGTTGGCGATGTTCTGGCTCACCTGGAACAGGTTGACCAATCCCTTCAGCTCCAGGTTCTCGTCGAGGAGCCTGCGCTGCTCCATGCAATGGGCAACGATGTGACGGAACTCGTCCGGGTTGATTGGCTTGATGAGATAGTCCGTGGCGCCATTTTTGAGGGCGTAAATGGCGGTCTCCACGTTTGCGTGTCCGGTGACCATGATCACCGCGGTGGCAGGATCAAGCCTCTTCACCTCCGAAAGGAGGTCGAGACCTGACACGTCGCGCATCACCAAGTCAGTGACGACGAGGTGGTACCCTCCCCTACCGATCATTTCCAGCGCATCCTCTCCGGAAGCGGCCACTTCGACGCTATAGCCATCTCCCTTGAGCAGGTCGGTGTAAACCTCTCGGAAAAAGCTGTCGTCTTCGACTAAAAGAATCCTTTCCATGCAAAGAATCTCCTGGATGGCCGGATATTACAGGGGGCAATGCCAGCATAAACTAGCAGATAGGACTCTTAAGTGTCAATTAAAATGCCCCCAAAGAGCCGATAATATTACCTCACCATCCGCATTGCAGACGGCCTCGATGGTGCCTTCGAGGTCGGTCCGGTAGGTCCTGACGCCGTGGCGCTGCAGTCTGACCAGCGTGTCGGCGGCGGGGAGATGGAAGGCGTTGCGGTACCCTGCGGAAATGACCGCGGCCGCCGGGTGCACCGCTGCTACGAAAGAGTCGCAGGAAGAATACCTGCTGCCGTGATGGGCGACCTTCAAGAGGTTGCACCGTTGCACGGCTCCCCGGTCAAGAAGTTCCCGCTCCTCCGGTGTGCCGATGTCACCGGTAAATAAAACCGAGCTCCTACCGTAGACAAGTCTGAATACCAAAGAAGATGCATTTGCATCCGCCTGCGACT
Protein-coding sequences here:
- a CDS encoding GGDEF domain-containing response regulator, producing the protein MERILLVEDDSFFREVYTDLLKGDGYSVEVAASGEDALEMIGRGGYHLVVTDLVMRDVSGLDLLSEVKRLDPATAVIMVTGHANVETAIYALKNGATDYLIKPINPDEFRHIVAHCMEQRRLLDENLELKGLVNLFQVSQNIANCLELERIYSMLTDALVKEVGVTRALGYFMDNGQLTLRELKGIEELNAHLLGQAVISECDLRDDGSANLMLLRHFLPEDAEYGSEVAEAMCLYLRQRSELQGVIILFNDPGVLLPRDINRKHISFLLDQGSLALDNAARYNIAKDLLYIDELTGLYNYRYLDVVLERELKRCERYGSNLGILFLDIDLFKSVNDNFGHLIGSRVLREVGSLVRKSVRDVDAVIRYGGDEYTIVLVETGMDGAAIVAERIRRTIEAHTFAKADGLAIKLTVSLGYACAPDDATTKAELLEMADQAMYRGKSAGKNRAFHADRLMTPP
- a CDS encoding pirin family protein, encoding MITIRRANDRGHADHGWLNTYHTFSFADYYDPRHMGFRNLRVINEDRVKPGVGFPTHPHRDMEIISYVLEGALAHRDSMGTGSVIRPGDVQRMSAGTGITHSEFNQSKDEPLHFFQIWILPERTGITPSYEQKYFSDDDKRGNLRLIASPDGRDGSVTIHQDARLYATILDPGAEIEHRLPAGQHSWVQVARGKVLVNGHLLEAGDGAAISGEDLLRLTGKEASELLLFELP
- the hisS gene encoding histidine--tRNA ligase; this translates as MAITGIKGFNDILPGEVEKWQHIEATARRVFELYGLSEIRIPILEKTELFCRSIGDATDIVEKEMYSFEDKGGNKVTMRPEGTASVMRAYVEHKMHALDPVARLYYMGPMFRYERPQKGRYRQFHQIGAEITGVAAPTVDAQVLTMLTHFFQELGLTEPSLQINSLGCPCCRPAYREALKKFLLDRIDKLCDDCKRRYDTNPLRALDCKSTGCQEATQGAPSMLDHLCDECSDHFDKTRKHLELVGTPYSINQRMVRGLDYYTRTTFEMVTTMLGAQSAVAAGGRYDGLISSIGGPQIPGIGFAMGVERVALLLAEKDFSRRPDLFIAALGDEAHPEAFRLMSALQRLGFAVEIDYEGKSLKSQMRRADKFNSRFTLIIGGDELARGTAPLKNMDGGSQVEVTLDAVSIQAAMTGGA